A genomic window from Haladaptatus caseinilyticus includes:
- a CDS encoding 30S ribosomal protein S19e, giving the protein MTTLYDVPADALIEALADELADRIEQPDWFEFAKTGAQRELPPEQDDFWYVRAGSLLRKVAVDGPVGVERLSTEYGDTKSGSNRYVVAPAHRADGSKKVIRTILQQLEEEGLIESSEVRGREISAEGRSFLDDTAGEVMSDLDRPELERYA; this is encoded by the coding sequence ATGACGACGCTCTACGACGTTCCGGCTGACGCGCTCATCGAAGCGCTCGCCGACGAGCTTGCAGATCGAATCGAACAACCGGACTGGTTCGAGTTCGCAAAAACCGGCGCACAACGCGAACTGCCTCCGGAGCAGGACGACTTCTGGTACGTCCGTGCAGGCAGCCTCCTCCGAAAGGTGGCTGTGGACGGACCGGTCGGCGTCGAACGCCTTTCGACCGAATACGGCGACACCAAATCCGGTTCGAACCGCTACGTCGTCGCACCGGCACACCGCGCTGACGGGAGCAAGAAGGTCATCCGAACCATCCTCCAGCAGCTCGAAGAGGAAGGCCTCATCGAGTCCAGCGAGGTACGCGGCCGCGAAATCTCCGCCGAGGGTCGCAGTTTCCTCGACGATACGGCCGGTGAGGTCATGTCCGACCTGGACCGACCGGAACTCGAACGCTACGCGTAA
- a CDS encoding DNA-binding protein, translating into MSGSPDDDRLEELRKKKMEELQDQKQQEDAQQQAQQQADAQKQALLRQYLTDGARKRLNSVRMSKPQFADQVEQQILAIAQSGRINGKIDDQKMKELLRELKPDKKSFNIKRR; encoded by the coding sequence ATGAGTGGAAGTCCTGACGACGACCGACTGGAAGAGCTTCGAAAGAAAAAGATGGAGGAACTGCAGGATCAAAAACAGCAAGAAGATGCCCAACAACAGGCACAACAGCAGGCTGATGCACAGAAGCAGGCCCTGCTCCGGCAGTACCTCACCGACGGCGCTCGTAAACGACTGAACTCGGTTCGGATGAGCAAGCCGCAGTTCGCCGACCAAGTCGAACAACAAATCCTCGCTATCGCACAAAGCGGGCGAATCAACGGCAAAATCGACGACCAGAAAATGAAAGAACTGCTCCGCGAACTGAAGCCCGATAAGAAGAGCTTCAACATCAAACGCCGCTGA
- a CDS encoding lysylphosphatidylglycerol synthase transmembrane domain-containing protein has translation MRLDLGDLRTIVVGFVAAVAVLLVVFSVLGIDRVISALSMANARVVALVVVVALCWLFSWAMSLRTVLGILGVHVSALRAFFLYAGATFANNVTPFGQAGGEPFTALLISRVTNAEYETSLGAIATVDSINFVPSITFALVGVAYYATVVTLGDTIELVALTIVVIAVAIPTAAVVGWQNRDRVGEGIAGGAVPLIGIAARVVPNVNPTTKPAVKRRVDGFFGAIERIAGDRRGLLLAVFFSAFGWLLSSISLWLSLYSLGHPVPFAAVLFIVPIGSIAGVAPLPGGLGGVEAALVLLLVPITGVTAATAGAAAFIHRGATYWLPTMLGGVTIAMLEADKTNGE, from the coding sequence TCCTCGGTATCGACCGCGTGATCTCGGCGTTGTCGATGGCGAATGCTCGGGTGGTTGCCCTCGTCGTGGTCGTTGCACTCTGTTGGCTCTTCTCGTGGGCGATGTCGCTCCGTACCGTTCTCGGGATTCTCGGCGTTCACGTCTCCGCGCTCCGGGCGTTTTTCCTCTACGCGGGCGCGACGTTCGCCAACAACGTGACGCCGTTCGGGCAAGCCGGTGGCGAACCGTTCACCGCCCTGCTCATCTCTCGGGTGACGAACGCCGAGTACGAGACCAGCCTCGGCGCTATCGCGACCGTAGACTCCATCAACTTCGTCCCCTCGATCACGTTTGCGCTGGTCGGTGTCGCCTACTACGCGACGGTGGTCACGCTCGGTGATACGATAGAACTGGTTGCACTCACTATCGTCGTGATAGCGGTCGCGATTCCCACTGCGGCGGTCGTCGGTTGGCAGAACCGGGACCGTGTGGGGGAAGGTATCGCGGGTGGTGCCGTCCCGCTCATCGGCATCGCTGCGCGCGTCGTCCCGAACGTGAACCCGACGACAAAACCTGCCGTCAAGCGGCGAGTCGACGGGTTTTTCGGTGCTATCGAGCGAATCGCGGGTGACCGTCGTGGTCTCCTTCTTGCCGTGTTCTTTTCGGCGTTCGGATGGCTCCTCTCGTCCATCTCGCTGTGGTTGTCGCTCTACTCGCTCGGACACCCCGTTCCGTTCGCGGCGGTGTTGTTCATCGTTCCGATAGGGAGTATCGCTGGCGTCGCACCACTCCCGGGCGGCCTCGGCGGTGTCGAGGCGGCACTGGTCCTGCTACTGGTGCCGATTACGGGTGTCACTGCGGCGACGGCAGGTGCGGCGGCGTTCATTCACCGTGGTGCGACCTACTGGCTTCCGACGATGCTCGGCGGGGTGACGATAGCGATGTTGGAAGCTGACAAGACGAACGGCGAGTAG